In a single window of the Mesoplodon densirostris isolate mMesDen1 chromosome 18, mMesDen1 primary haplotype, whole genome shotgun sequence genome:
- the TUBG1 gene encoding tubulin gamma-1 chain: MPREIITLQLGQCGNQIGFEFWKQLCAEHGISPEGIVEEFATEGTDRKDVFFYQADDEHYIPRAVLLDLEPRVIHSILNSPYAKLYNPENIYLSEHGGGAGNNWASGFSQGEKIHEDIFDIIDREADGSDSLEGFVLCHSIAGGTGSGLGSYLLERLNDRYPKKLVQTYSVFPNQDEMSDVVVQPYNSLLTLKRLTQNADCVVVLDNTALNRIATDRLHIQNPSFSQINQLVSTIMSASTTTLRYPGYMNNDLIGLIASLIPTPRLHFLMTGYTPLTTDQSVASVRKTTVLDVMRRLLQPKNVMVSTGRDRQTNHCYIAILNIIQGEVDPTQVHKSLQRIRERKLANFIPWGPASIQVALSRKSPYLPSAHRVSGLMMANHTSISSLFERTCRQYDKLRKREAFLEQFRKEDIFKENFDELDTSREIVQQLIDEYHAATRPDYISWGTQEQ; the protein is encoded by the exons ATGCCGAGGGAGATCATCACCCTACAGTTGGGCCAGTGCGGCAATCAGA TTGGGTTCGAGTTCTGGAAACAGCTGTGCGCCGAGCATGGTATCAGCCCCGAGGGCATTGTGGAGGAGTTCGCCACCGAGGGCACTGACCGCAAGGACGTCTTTTTCTACCAG GCAGACGATGAGCACTACATCCCCAGGGCGGTGCTGCTGGACCTGGAGCCGCGGGTGATCCATTCCATCCTCAATTCTCCCTATGCCAAGCTCTACAACCCAGAGAACATCTACCTGTCAGAGCACGGAGGAGGAGCTGGCAACAACTGGGCCAGCGGATTCTCCCAG GGAGAGAAGATCCATGAGGACATTTTTGACATCATAGACCGGGAGGCAGATGGCAGTGACAGTCTAGAG GGCTTCGTGCTATGTCACTCCATCGCTGGGGGAACAGGCTCTGGCCTGGGCTCCTACCTGTTAGAACGGCTCAACGACAG GTACCCCAAAAAGTTGGTGCAGACGTACTCGGTGTTTCCCAATCAGGACGAGATGAGCGATGTGGTGGTCCAGCCCTACAACTCACTGCTCACGCTTAAGAGGCTGACCCAGAATGCAGACTGTGTG GTGGTGCTGGACAACACAGCCCTGAACCGGATCGCCACAGACCGCCTGCACATCCAGAACCCGTCCTTCTCTCAGATCAACCAGCTG GTGTCCACCATCATGTCGGCCAGCACCACCACCCTGCGCTACCCCGGCTACATGAACAACGACCTCATCGGCCTCATCGCCTCGCTCATTCCCACACCACGGCTCCACTTCCTCATGACTGGCTACACACCCCTCACCACGGACCAGTCG GTGGCCAGCGTGAGGAAGACCACGGTCCTGGACGTCATGAGGAGGCTGCTGCAGCCCAAGAACGTGATGGTGTCCACGGGCCGGGATCGCCAGACCAACCACTGCTACATCGCCATCCTCAACATCATCCAGGGGGAGGTGGACCCCACCCAG GTCCACAAGAGCCTGCAGAGGATCCGGGAACGGAAGTTGGCCAACTTCATCCCCTGGGGCCCAGCCAGCATCCAGGTGGCCCTGTCCAGGAAGTCGCCCTACCTGCCTTCTGCCCACAGGGTCAGCGGGCTCATGATGGCCAACCACACCAGCATCTCCTCG CTCTTCGAGCGGACCTGTCGCCAGTACGACAAGCTGCGGAAGCGGGAGGCCTTCCTGGAGCAGTTCCGCAAGGAGGACATCTTCAAGGAGAACTTTGATGAGCTGGACACGTCCAGGGAGATTGTGCAGCAGCTCATCGACGAGTATCATGCAGCCACGCGGCCAGACTACATCTCCTGGGGCACCCAGGAGCAGTGA